Proteins found in one Candidatus Obscuribacterales bacterium genomic segment:
- the thrC gene encoding threonine synthase yields the protein AVICASTGNTSAAAAAYARRGGLRAFVVIPDGYVALGKLAQALLYGADVLAIEGNFDQALTLVRDIADHYPVTLVNSVNPYRLQGQKTAAFEVVDALGDAPDWLCIPVGNAGNISAYWMGFCEYREVGRSQRLPRMMGFQAAGASPLVSGHPVAHPETVATAIRIGNPASWHHAVAVRDASQGEFNAVTDEEILHAYRLLAAEEGVFCEPASASSVAGLLKVKDQVPEGATVVCVLTGNGLKDPDTAIEHGNNQVKKGLSPNVEAVAQAMGF from the coding sequence GGCCGTTATTTGCGCCAGTACCGGCAACACATCGGCGGCGGCAGCGGCCTATGCACGGCGTGGTGGTCTGCGAGCGTTTGTAGTGATTCCCGATGGCTATGTGGCCCTAGGCAAGTTGGCCCAGGCACTGCTCTACGGTGCGGATGTGTTGGCGATTGAGGGAAACTTCGACCAAGCCCTCACCCTAGTGCGCGATATAGCAGATCATTATCCCGTCACCTTGGTCAATTCTGTTAACCCCTATCGCCTGCAGGGACAAAAAACCGCTGCCTTTGAAGTGGTAGATGCCCTCGGGGATGCTCCAGACTGGCTCTGCATTCCCGTGGGGAATGCTGGCAATATCTCGGCCTACTGGATGGGGTTTTGTGAATACCGAGAGGTGGGCCGCAGTCAACGATTGCCGCGGATGATGGGCTTTCAGGCTGCCGGAGCTTCTCCGTTGGTCAGCGGTCATCCGGTTGCCCATCCTGAAACGGTAGCAACCGCCATCCGCATTGGCAATCCTGCCAGTTGGCACCATGCGGTGGCGGTGCGGGATGCTAGCCAGGGCGAGTTTAACGCCGTCACCGATGAAGAAATTCTGCACGCCTATCGCCTTTTGGCCGCGGAGGAAGGCGTCTTCTGTGAACCGGCGAGCGCCTCATCTGTCGCGGGTTTGCTCAAGGTGAAGGATCAGGTGCCGGAGGGCGCTACGGTAGTCTGCGTCCTCACAGGGAACGGGCTCAAAGACCCAGATACGGCCATTGAGCATGGCAACAACCAGGTCAAGAAAGGTCTGTCGCCTAATGTAGAGGCGGTAGCTCAGGCCATGGGCTTTTAG
- a CDS encoding site-2 protease family protein has protein sequence MIILLLVFFTLSLFTYMVVKRSVAKITRTPIWLLWAVMMAPAFIWMAWLVVKGENEQMPFALFIIPFVVCPMLYWFLVQWGRLPDAPKPSRPPDDLSTSDGLLAYPPALEGKSTVRPINQEEEKQLRNCFSWSVYYLQTVEYRPQAVICRGQLRTSPEVAYKTIRENIEAQFGDRFLVIFQEGMQGKPFFALVANPAATSKDDASPVSRPLLALGLLVATLLTTTLAGAWLMLPPGSEFTPEASMLWRGLPYALSIMAILGTHELAHYLAARRYHIQTTYPYFIPVPPALIFPFGTFGAFIQMRSPVPHRKALFDVGIAGPLAGFIMTIPLLIWGLAHSETLPLEETSSLFTFDSFSPTSSFLLTLLTRLSLGSAFTADQALNLHPVAIAGCLGLIVTALNLMPVGQLDGGHIVHAMFGQRTGALIGQVARFLVLALAFVQSSYLVWAILLFLMPTVDQPALNDVTELNDSRDFLGLLALGLLVIIVLPAPPMLLNMLLAG, from the coding sequence ATGATCATTCTACTGCTCGTTTTCTTCACACTGAGCCTATTCACCTACATGGTCGTGAAGCGCAGTGTCGCCAAGATTACCCGCACTCCTATTTGGTTACTCTGGGCGGTCATGATGGCCCCAGCGTTCATTTGGATGGCTTGGCTGGTGGTAAAGGGTGAGAATGAGCAAATGCCCTTTGCCCTTTTCATTATTCCCTTTGTGGTGTGTCCGATGCTCTACTGGTTTCTGGTGCAGTGGGGGCGTTTGCCCGATGCACCGAAGCCATCTCGGCCTCCCGACGATCTATCCACATCCGATGGCTTGCTGGCCTACCCCCCCGCCTTAGAGGGGAAGTCAACGGTTCGACCGATTAACCAAGAGGAAGAGAAGCAGTTGCGCAACTGCTTCTCTTGGTCGGTTTATTACCTACAGACCGTGGAATATCGACCTCAAGCTGTTATCTGTCGGGGGCAGCTCCGCACGTCTCCTGAGGTTGCCTACAAGACCATTCGAGAAAATATTGAGGCGCAGTTTGGCGATCGCTTCTTAGTCATTTTCCAAGAGGGTATGCAGGGCAAGCCCTTTTTTGCCTTGGTAGCTAATCCAGCGGCAACCAGCAAAGATGATGCGTCGCCGGTGTCACGTCCGTTGCTGGCCTTGGGACTGCTGGTTGCAACCTTACTAACCACCACCCTAGCTGGGGCTTGGCTGATGCTTCCCCCAGGAAGCGAGTTTACACCGGAAGCCTCTATGCTCTGGAGAGGTTTACCCTATGCCCTGTCCATTATGGCGATTCTGGGTACCCACGAGCTAGCCCACTATCTAGCAGCCCGGCGGTATCACATTCAGACCACCTATCCCTACTTCATTCCCGTTCCACCAGCGCTCATTTTCCCCTTTGGTACCTTTGGGGCCTTCATCCAAATGCGATCACCCGTGCCCCATCGCAAGGCGTTGTTTGATGTGGGGATTGCTGGGCCCTTAGCCGGCTTTATTATGACTATTCCGCTGCTGATTTGGGGGCTAGCCCATTCCGAGACGCTACCCTTAGAGGAAACCTCTAGCCTTTTTACCTTTGACTCTTTCTCTCCTACCTCATCTTTTCTGCTAACCCTGCTGACCCGGTTGTCCCTCGGTAGTGCGTTCACCGCTGATCAGGCCCTGAACTTACATCCCGTGGCGATCGCTGGCTGTTTGGGCTTAATCGTCACGGCCCTCAATCTCATGCCGGTTGGACAGCTAGATGGCGGGCATATCGTTCATGCCATGTTTGGGCAGCGCACTGGAGCCTTAATTGGCCAAGTTGCTCGGTTCTTGGTCTTGGCTCTAGCCTTTGTGCAATCTAGCTATCTAGTCTGGGCTATTCTGCTGTTTTTGATGCCGACGGTGGATCAACCTGCGCTCAATGATGTGACGGAACTGAATGACTCCCGCGATTTTTTGGGGCTTCTGGCCTTAGGGTTACTGGTGATTATTGTCTTGCCAGCACCGCCGATGTTGCTCAATATGTTGCTAGCAGGCTAG
- a CDS encoding MBL fold metallo-hydrolase, with protein sequence MPTSSKSPRPVLDYVDTLFAFPPNRDTMGGTAYLILDQIDSQPANILVDCPAWDAEHLSFLQAHGGVQWLVITHRGGLGKVKDIQAALQCQVVIQEQEAYLLPDVDVVSFHHDLTLGDRLQVFWTPGHSPGSSCVYDPRQGGILLTGRHLLPDRQGNPVPLRTAKTFHWPRQLRSVQNLRDRFSSDTLTYLCPGANTGFLRGQRAIADAYRQMTTIDLEQAQIAPILL encoded by the coding sequence ATGCCAACATCGTCTAAATCTCCTCGTCCGGTGCTTGACTATGTTGACACCCTATTTGCATTTCCTCCAAACCGCGACACCATGGGTGGAACAGCCTATCTCATCCTAGACCAGATCGATAGCCAACCGGCCAATATTCTGGTGGATTGTCCAGCTTGGGATGCAGAACACCTATCATTTCTCCAAGCCCACGGTGGGGTTCAATGGCTTGTCATCACCCATCGCGGCGGCTTAGGCAAGGTGAAGGACATCCAAGCGGCGCTCCAGTGTCAGGTTGTCATCCAAGAACAAGAAGCCTACTTACTGCCGGACGTGGACGTAGTATCGTTTCACCATGACCTCACCTTGGGCGATCGCCTTCAGGTGTTCTGGACACCCGGCCACTCTCCGGGATCGTCCTGTGTGTATGACCCAAGGCAGGGCGGCATCTTGTTGACAGGGCGGCATCTCTTACCCGATCGGCAGGGCAATCCTGTACCCTTGCGTACCGCCAAAACCTTCCACTGGCCCCGCCAGCTTCGCAGTGTGCAAAACCTTCGCGATCGCTTCTCCAGCGACACCCTGACCTACCTATGCCCCGGAGCTAATACAGGCTTCCTGCGAGGACAGCGGGCGATCGCCGATGCCTACCGTCAGATGACCACCATCGATTTGGAGCAGGCGCAGATCGCGCCGATTTTGCTATGA